The DNA sequence cccagccggagtcaccacggtgacctgtacggcactactctgcacataaatcggaactacctaaagtaatctgtacgataagaaaggtgtaagaatacgctctagtgcttctctcatcaatcatctgcatgcataatctaaggtcacctactagtcggaacaacctctagtggtctgtacgactagcatgtcggaaccctctcatggtctgtacgacatgcacctacttggatccaaggtgagcgtgcggtgcggtgaataatataagcactaacaccaggggtgtaggttatgagctctcaacaattcacatcatcaatgattcacatgaataacataaactcacctgatactcacctgtgcgtccacagcaccagttcacatatatatatgcatcaatatcaattcatacaattcacaatatgcatgcatggcatttgaaaacatattttcatataaattcaatttataggaaaatcaatagtatataggtatatacggaaaacaaaactgcccactcattggtaagtcgatgggtcgtaacccccgtgacgtccctggatgcgctcgtcctcgggataggtgtcacctatatgcgaaacaactataaaaacgttaatttacgcacataaccgacaattcgtaataacttctcatacggtgctcaaattgggtatatgaatataccacatcgacctactcgacgtcacggacgtcgagaaatttttagaaaaattttctgaggctgcacgcgcccccacgcgcctggacaggcacgggtccacgcgccccccacgcgcgtctCCTACCTCGGCTCGCCGGAttggtttttccggtggccggaaaactggagatttttcaatctccttgttctccgtcatttctcaaccattttcttcgtattttatatcaaaatgaagccctaagcatgtagtttcacgttacactactttaaggctctaaaaactacaaaatctcatcggagaaattccaagaaaaccggccaatttCGAACCcaatgatcccgacgtccaaaaccttcaaacgaaacactccgagcttccttgggacctcactaagctcactataagcttagaattccctgaaaatcaacatatCACGATTGCATGAACAGTGATCTCAAAATGGGTTTCGGGTTTCACGTGATATCGAGGGTTCTAAGTTCTAAAAATTGCACCAATGAACTCACAAGGTTGCAAGGATTCACAAACTTACCTTTTTGACGTCGATCCGTGAAAGTTGGAGGGTTTTGGTGCCTCGTCCGTACgagtcgagagggagagaggaagaactgagaaggggagagagatagagggCACGGGGAAAGGGACAGGgtgtcccgtgtgtgtgtgtggtccctCAAAACAATTCCACCCTTATTTTCCTAACCACATAAATTACAAACCAATTTTAATCCAACTTAAAATATTTTCCAAAAGcttgaaatatatgaatttagtccaaataatatgtcacacacacacataccttaatacccgtcaaGGGTAATTCCGTCATTTCGCATCCCCGATATATAgaatcccgggacgggctgtgacatgtaGTACAAATTGGAATCTATAAATATATTCATTATAACACGGTATAACTAATTCACATGATGCtcttattttgagaacttgtgAGAGTGAAATGCATATTAGCCACAAGATTATATTAGGTTAGATCGAAAGGATTATAATACTAAAAATAATAttggtataaattaaaaaaaaggatacAAATTATAAACagaaatatatgaagaaaaaaaactaaaaatatatatttaaaaaagattaataagttttttatttttaaaattgccATATAATGACTTGTAAATAATCTAACATTCCAATCATGACATGGGGAAAAGTCAAGAAACTTTTATCAAAAATGAAAACAGaataaagttttaattaatgagaaagaaaaatgagaaataaGAACCTAGTTTATCTTATGAAAATGGTAATAAGAGAAACATTTTTGGTATAGTAAGAGAGTAAATTATTAAACTAGTATTAATACACTTATGGATGAAACaaagggatttggatcctctcctgagctcaaCTTGCTAAGTCTCTTAAGCAAATCACACGGattgttggattttgatccaatgACTACAAATAGGGGAcatctctaaaagttataataattatagtcgttggatcaaaatctaaCAGCCTGTGTGATTTGCTCATGAGGCTCAGTAGGTTGAGCTCAGGAAAGGATCCAAATTCGAAACAAAGACAGGTTGGGGTAAGTAAATGGGTGGGACAGTCAATCAACTGACATTCTCAGTTACTTAGTTTTATATTGAAATATGAGGGTAAAAattggaaagggatcctctccggatcccttccttcTAATTTACCAAGTCTGGAAATTCGggtcattaaaatttgatcaaacaactaaagttattataatttttaaagtggacatttgtttgtagccgttggattaaatttcaatggttCGGATCTCCGAACTTGATAGATTAGGAGGAAGGGGtccagagaggatccctttctgTAAAAATTGCTTTTTGATTAAGATCAGACAACTATTAAGGATTGACTTGTTGTGCGCAATATATAATTTAAGAATTTGGTGTTACAATCATCTTAAACAAATCTTGCTTTATGTCCCCCACTTACGCTTTTATTCAATCTGGAAAACCACGGTACAATATGCAATTTCTCGTTTGtcagctcggactgtactgattatttcagtcggataggataaatagtcgtCGGAtaatactgactaaattagttggACGTTTGGTAATTGAATCGGATTAATTTCTACATCGGATAATACGTCAgattataataaatttttaaaagtATTTCACAGAATAATTGttgttaaaatgaaaaaaatgagaaaaacaaagaaaaacagagaaaaaatgaattaaacacCATtacagaaaaaattaaaaaaataaaaataaaaaagggattAAACATCACCATCTTCCCCACGGAGGAATATGTTCTTTGAAACCCAGGCAACCACTActccaacaacaaaaaaaaaaaaaaaccagccaTTACaccaacagaaaaaaaaaacccagccAGCTTTCGATCTCGTTGCCACCTTCAATTTCTTTCAAATTCAGAAACCAATTAAAACCTCCAAATTTGCAGAAGCAACCTCCAACAGAATCGATGGTCACTCGTGCACCCAGCAAACTGCAATTTTGTGCTTTACAGGGAAATTGGTGCCGCTGCTCTCTCTCACAGCTTCTAATCCATTGAAACTAAAAACCCATATGAGATTTCTCCCATTCTGGTTTGATCTGCCACTATAGGTGTATGAACAAGAATGGCGTGAAGTGGTTTCGATTCGGCACCTCTGGTTTTGTGTTTGTATCTACTTGATGTTGATTGGTAGTgaggagggagaaagagagagagcagtAATTCCTTGATTGAGGAGTTTGTGATGCGCAAGAGCGAGCGGTAGCATGAACCCGACTAATTATACAAACGATTTGGGGAGGATAAGGAGCCGTGTGTAGGGTGTATTAAATAAGCAGAGGCGGACTAATTATCCGGTGGCTATTTAATCCAAACGGACACCAAACACCGTACTCCGTAGTATTAGTACTATCCGATGCCTTATACGGTGTGCCAAACAGACCTTAGGGTCTATGAATAGATTTCCTGTCTGTAGTGTTCCGTTTTTCCTTTCCTCATTATATGATCACCATCGTATTTCAGGCTCATTAGTTCTTGATGTATTTTAGTCTTAAGAACCTTAAACATCTAATTAAAACATATCATCATTTTTTAAGGCAtgcttttctttcttctggttctgatacacacacacacacacacacacacacacacacacacacacacacatataatatacacatatatatatatacatatattttgcttttCTTTCCTCTGGTTCATATCATCATTTTTTAAGGCAtgcttttctttcttctggTTCTGATATTTTTTGGTtctgatacacacacacacacacacacatataatatacacatatatatatacatatattttgcttttCTTTCCTCTGGTTCtgatacatatacatatattttgttGGTTTAGTTATCATTGGTACGAATTTCTTAAACTGGACTTTTGGTTGGAAATTTATATTTGATCATCAATGGATATTGGACATTCAAGTCATAATTTCACATACAATACAATAGTACTAGTTGTAGTGAAAGCGTACCATTAAAACATAGAAGAAGCAAGAAATTAAAAGGAAACGCTAAAGCTTCCCACTATCACCCTGGCCAGCTTTTATATACGTACCATACTATATGactatttttcttcttatgcACACCTCCTCTTGATTTTGGTCTTcgctgtatatatatatatatttttttttgtgattactAAAAGAGtgtgccaaaaataaaaaataatgtgcATAAATCGTTttcaaattaatttatttattattgagAAGGTGGGCATCAATATTGTTCGTCAGAAGGACCAAAAAGTCCATGTACTTATGAGGAACCGGAACACCCTCCGTCAGCTTCTCATACTCGACGGTCCATTTCACGGATGAGCTGCTGCATCCCCCACTAACCTTTGGTGTGACTTGAACCGTAGCCTTGAAACTCTTGTAGTATTTCGCCAACTCTCCTCCTACTGTTCGGAAAGTCactgatttgtttttctcatctATGGCTTCAActgtctctcttgaaacctcAGAAACATTGTCTATCATGCAggtatataattaattaagaaaatatcAAATCATTGGGTCCAGGTTAGGTTATATAGTCGATCGAGTCTAGTATATGtataaaatattttaagttggcatgcataaattttTTTCCATGAATTGTTATTGTTACCTGCAGCAAAGTAAGTCCATTGCTTGACTGAGCCCACAGAGCCCCAATCACCTTGGATGACCTGAAGGTCCTTTATGACGTTAGGGCACATCTTGGGCAACAGGTACCCTTTGCTACGAAAGATTTCGTAGAACTTGTCGGCACTGGCTTTAATCTCAGCCTGGACCTCCATCTTTGCTATTTGAGCCATAGCGTTCGATCTTTTTGCCTTTGTAATTTGTATGAAATTAGCTAGCTAGAGTCTGGTGAAAAAATGACTCCCCCTTGTTCTTTATATAGAAGAAATAAAATAGCTAGATAAAGTATAATATGCCTTCACTTCGAGCCAATTGCAATTGCGGATCGGAATTGGGGTGGTTTTTCTGACAAATTTAATTTAGGTTTGGAGTTCTGTTTGGTCCCTCGCTAGCTAGGGCAACTGGGCAAGTAGATTTCTGTTTTAGCACTGTCTTGTTAATTTGATGCTCATGGCCACTATGTTATGGTGGATCAGATGCGGATTCTATTCCATCTTTTTCATAAAGAGATTATATACTTTCCTAAATTATActgttcttttcctttttgttgttcCTGTGTTTCcatcaaaaaaggaaaataccGATAAGACACTTATTAGTACTATAGTTAAGTAATATTTCTCTTAAGTatcaatttattatttttatcccttagtgtaaaatgtgtaaatatatcgttgtatcaacaaaacaaaaaaatttatttgaaaaGGGCAAAAGCCGAAAGCATTTTGCCTTTGTTTTTTCTCCCACTAGCCTTTAATGCCGAAAATTTGAGTttgtttctaattttatataaatCAAACTCTTACAGTGAGCTGTAGACTTTGTGTTCTTTGAGAGTGGATCCAATTCTTGAGAGTTTAATATATGAAACTCATGAGTTAGAAAATTACAACAAAAATTCTCCACCACATCTGTCATTTTTCATGAATGAACGGTTGAGATGATATTTAGTTAAATATCAACCGTTCGCTTTTGACCTTTCATGAGCATTAGATCAAAGTTTGTATACAATAGGTGACCACTCATTTGGGAGTGAAAAAAGGGAATAACCCACCATAAagtaggaaaaataaaaaataggtgAGTCCTTACAGCAGTAAACAGATAGAACTCAAGATAAACTCTGAAACTCACACAGTTGTAGTAATGGTATTCTAGGaatcaaactgaagatgtttctTATATAAGAAATTAAACAGATACAAATACAAATGTTGTTGCATACCAAATACATATTTGCACACGCTCTGTTAATGTACAAGATAATGATTAAGACGAAATCATCCCTTATACATGGAAGACACCCAACTGACTCAAGCtttgtgtctttttttttttatgtacgtATAAATACAACGTTACTCAAATcccacaattaaaaaaaaaaaaaaggccttaGTTATAATTCGAACCATTTATTACTAATAATAGCTGTGTCTCATTCAGTGAGAAGATGAGCTTCAAGGTCTTTGGTGACCTTCACTGCAAAGTCCTGATATGATTCTGGATCTGGGATTTCCTCCTTCACCTTCTCATAGTCAATTATCCATTTCACCAAACTGCCCCCTCCAGTAGTCTTTTCTGTTACTTTTAGTGTCACCCTAAAGCTCTTATAATGCTTCAAGATTTCTCCATCCAGAACGTTGAACTTCACTGTTTTGTTTTCCTCATCTATCGCTTCAACCGTCTCCTTTACACTTAACGAACTCCCATCTGTACATATCCATCGTCACTTTCACATTATAAAAGAGTAATTATATATGAGCAATAATTTCTTCACACTTAGATCCAGTTTTCTTTTTGcatacccttgttaatttttcttcttcatattCTTTTAATATATTTAACCTAAAGATCATAAATAAACATAGATGCGGACAAAAAGTTGTATGCATAAATCACTTCCTGATTATATATATGtgcacataaataaattataaataaggGAATCACCCTAGCTAATTAATAGTTAGGGCTTCAACTAAGTCAGTTCTATTGCCTCCGGTGTGACTTACCCAACGTATAATCCCAATGCTTGACAGAACCCGCAGTCTCCCAATCACCTTCGTGCAGCTCAACCCCTTGTATTTTGTCAGAGCAGATGTTAGGAAGCAGGTGCATTTGGCCCGAGAAAATTTTGTAGAACTTATCAGCAGCTGTACTTATCTCTACCTCCGTCTCAAGCTTACCAACTAAAGCCATATCTTAATTAATTAGAAGATCGATCGGTTAAGGATATAAACCAAGGATAATTTATGATCAACAATTGATGAACTAATAACAAAACAGGTTAGAGGTAGAATTGGGAGATAACACTTAATCCTAGGATTGACTTAAATAGGAGAAATTATCATTCATGAAAAGCTACAACTTGCCTATAATAAATATTAAAAGGGAACTTATTGGTGGTCCTGAACGTTTAAAATTGACACCAAAATTTACTTCCATCACCTTTGCTACTTTAATCGTTTTTACCTatattttgttcaatttttttttacacctatatatacatatgggATGGATCCGTGATAtcacttttttttatacaattttttACACAAGTTTTGTGGGACCCACTCAgtaatgtatttcaacaatccaactgtttattttttagaacatcattaataaatcatccttacaaaaaattagacaaattcaaaaccatgacaTTCATTTATAGCGAAGAAAGTGGACAAATATGTTTCTATAAAGAAACCCTACATGATTTATGATGAAATATCTAAAAATAGATtgtttggatcgttaaaatacattactTACAAGTTACAAGTGAGCCTACAAAAATTTGTGTAAAAGGAGTATATAAGTACACCGATGGtgaatatataataatttttgtgtttggtagaTTTGGAGTGGTTAAAGGAATTGGAAATAATAGGCACATTTCTTTCAGGTGGGACACGACTAGATAGTCATTCCTAATTAGGATTTACCAAATCTTAGTGACGTTCTTGTTTAttgtaaacaaaagataaaagaattCAAATGAATCAGACAGTTATGTCAATTGTTAATCACCAGTCACCACATCACATTAACATTATTTCGAATTCTATATCTATAATTGACGAGTTTACGACTTGGAGCGTCAAAAAAATATGGCAAAGCATTCAAGATACTTGGGAAATAAATTAGAAGTTTCAGTAGTCCACATAACTGtaacaaacacacaaacaaatgatagattcactttatttttcattttccccAAAATTACATCCAATGATTATCCTATATACGATTGCGTAAAGAAATTATTGGTCTTTTTGACAAGAGCTGCAAACTAAAGCTGAAGGTGTTAGTCTGGATCACCGCCACATAGCTTTTCCTTTTCCTGTTAAAGGACCGCATCACCACGCTGCCCTCATCATAATCTCATAATTTTGAAGAAACTTGAAGAATAATCTTGTAGCATCTGCAGCGATCTAGAGGGTTCCTTCAAGCACCCTTAAAGTACGGACTGATTTTCATCATCTATGGTTTCAGTTAACTCCTTACGAAATGTAGGTTTCTCATATGTTCAACATTCCACAAGCAAAAATTATATCATGTTCCGATGTATAAGATACTCTGAGCATGTTAACTGTTGAATCTTGATTTTTGTATATTTgaccaaatttaaaaaaaaagtataaaatatccGATACTTGGGAGCACCATAGAACTCTTCACTAGCTTACTTCATCCAACATACATATCAACATTCATGGTAAAAAGACACTTGGAGCCGAACTTACGTTCAAGATTATTCAACCCAATTTACCACCTTCTACTAATTTATAACTCTGAACTTTGTTGGGGGCGATGTTGTTAACTTTGTTGGGGGCGATGTTGATATCTCGTACGGTATTGTTCGTGTGACTGTTAGCAAGGAGGGgaaatttgtttgatttcagcGCTCGTCCTCGCCTTATTGTTACAATGATCTCAAATCACCATATTGGCTTCTGTCCACCACATGCATTAAGCGTCTATGACTAGATCTAGTCTTCCACAACAAGAAACCCTTTCAGCGACGAATTCTTCCTCTGAAAGTAGGAAAGTTGTCCCAGAAACAGTTGGCGACTATAATGTTTTCCTTTTTAGATCATCCCAGTACGTAGGGCCTTTAGTGAACTTATATGGCGAGAAATATGCTTGATCGTTGTTGATAAATTAGAATCATCAAAATATTTCCTCGCTGAAAGTTCGTCATTTTGTCGGTAAAAGTTGTTCCTCGCTGTTAGACAggggaaaatagaaaaaattcTGAAAACATTGCGAGAAAATTAGGATCTATTTATTGATTTGCAAAAACTCCCTCCAAACTTGTATAAAGCtagcaatttttttctttaaatttaatattaacCGATTAACTCTCTGAATTATTataaagggtaaaagactgtttactaccctcatgtttcatggttttcaacatttagtatatcaagtttttttcgtcccagagtcatacctaaagtgttaattttgggacagtctcatacatccgttagtcaaactgttaagtatgccgttaactgatgatgtgatgcctatgtggacaatgactgggtgccacgtgtcattaagggatccacgtggaaattaaaaattaattattaaaaaaattcaaaaaaaaaaaaaaaaaacaaacaaacaaaataaaacccagAAGCCCTTCGTCTTCCTCACCCCCACCCGACATCCCTCAATTCCCAGAACCCCATTGT is a window from the Malus domestica chromosome 16, GDT2T_hap1 genome containing:
- the LOC103402575 gene encoding MLP-like protein 31 — protein: MAQIAKMEVQAEIKASADKFYEIFRSKGYLLPKMCPNVIKDLQVIQGDWGSVGSVKQWTYFAADNVSEVSRETVEAIDEKNKSVTFRTVGGELAKYYKSFKATVQVTPKVSGGCSSSSVKWTVEYEKLTEGVPVPHKYMDFLVLLTNNIDAHLLNNK
- the LOC103403209 gene encoding MLP-like protein 31 — encoded protein: MALVGKLETEVEISTAADKFYKIFSGQMHLLPNICSDKIQGVELHEGDWETAGSVKHWDYTLDGSSLSVKETVEAIDEENKTVKFNVLDGEILKHYKSFRVTLKVTEKTTGGGSLVKWIIDYEKVKEEIPDPESYQDFAVKVTKDLEAHLLTE